A stretch of Clostridium formicaceticum DNA encodes these proteins:
- a CDS encoding NAD(P)-dependent malic enzyme: MKDYQNLALAMHKEKKGKLAVVSKVKLENKDDLSIAYTPGVAEPCREIYKDKENVYQYTSKGNLVAVVTDGTAVLGLGDIGPEAGMPVMEGKAVLFKSFADVDAFPICLDTKNVDEIVETVKRIAPTFGGINLEDISAPRCIEIEERLKKELDIPVFHDDQHGTAIVVSAGLINALKLTDKKINHVRIVVNGAGAAGSAIVKMLIALGAEDIIVCDREGILYKEADTNTNWLKKELAEITNKKGEKGTLRDAMEGADVFIGVSAANVVDEAMIKSMNPNGIVFAMANPTPEIMPDLAVKAGARVVGTGRSDFPNQINNVLAFPGIFRGALDVRATDINEEMKVASAYAIASIIDEAELKEDYVIPNALDKRVAEKVAKAVAEAAKKSGVARS, from the coding sequence ATGAAGGATTATCAAAACTTAGCACTTGCCATGCATAAAGAAAAGAAGGGAAAACTAGCTGTAGTAAGTAAGGTAAAGTTGGAAAACAAAGACGATTTAAGTATAGCCTATACCCCTGGGGTGGCGGAACCCTGTAGAGAAATTTACAAAGATAAGGAAAACGTATACCAGTATACTTCTAAAGGAAATTTAGTAGCAGTGGTGACAGATGGTACGGCAGTATTGGGACTGGGAGATATAGGCCCTGAAGCTGGAATGCCTGTTATGGAGGGAAAAGCGGTTTTATTTAAATCCTTTGCAGACGTAGATGCTTTTCCTATTTGCTTAGATACAAAGAACGTGGATGAAATTGTTGAAACAGTAAAAAGAATTGCCCCTACCTTTGGAGGAATTAACTTAGAAGATATCTCTGCACCACGATGTATTGAAATTGAAGAAAGACTAAAAAAAGAATTAGACATTCCTGTATTTCATGATGACCAACACGGCACAGCCATTGTTGTATCAGCGGGATTGATAAATGCACTGAAATTAACAGATAAAAAAATCAATCATGTCCGTATTGTTGTAAATGGTGCAGGAGCCGCAGGAAGTGCTATTGTAAAGATGTTAATTGCTTTAGGGGCTGAAGATATTATTGTTTGTGATAGGGAAGGAATTTTATATAAGGAGGCCGACACAAATACTAATTGGCTAAAAAAGGAGTTGGCTGAGATTACGAATAAAAAAGGTGAAAAAGGCACACTAAGAGATGCTATGGAGGGTGCGGATGTATTTATTGGGGTATCTGCTGCAAATGTTGTAGATGAAGCAATGATTAAAAGCATGAACCCAAATGGAATTGTTTTTGCTATGGCAAATCCTACTCCTGAAATCATGCCGGATTTGGCGGTAAAGGCCGGAGCTAGGGTTGTAGGTACTGGTAGATCCGATTTCCCTAATCAGATTAATAACGTATTAGCTTTTCCAGGGATATTTAGAGGCGCTTTAGATGTAAGAGCTACTGATATAAATGAAGAAATGAAGGTTGCATCAGCTTATGCTATTGCAAGTATTATTGATGAAGCGGAATTAAAAGAGGATTATGTCATTCCTAATGCATTAGATAAAAGAGTGGCAGAAAAGGTGGCAAAAGCAGTGGCGGAAGCAGCAAAAAAATCAGGGGTTGCAAGGTCATAA
- a CDS encoding sigma 54-interacting transcriptional regulator: MVKLSAIQQEVQKISEAIASVINMDVIISDNAFNKIGDTKRHFDEDVKYIKDTYVIGKVIQTGKALVISEKEEGENCSVCKEKEKCNLQAMICIPIKYEKKTLGAIGIIAITETYRKTLLENQANLIEFLERMADLIISKGLEQEATNKLQIVKNQMVSIISSIDEGIIAIDESGHIIYTNTVINHALNIMPEELKEKTIYDILSQSYIEKLINEKVQFSDIEVLINRNRREFHALVSSKPVELGGKSTGFILIFRKMEDIYKVVNKISLSNLSTTFEDIIGTSSEIEQTKEKARRVANSDSTMLILGESGTGKELFARAIHYSSNRKNKPFIAFNCAAIPESLLESELFGYEEGAFTGAVKGGRLGKFQLAQGGTIFLDEIGDVPIHLQTKLLRVLQEKRFEKIGGQKSIALDVRIIAATNKHLEGMVENGEFREDLYYRLSVIPIHIPPLRERLGDIKILLEFFLKQHNQKLNKNIKGFSPEVEAVLLNNKWKGNVRELENVVEYAINMETTSYITMNSIPLKIKNLQGEKFSPKKIIPIEKMEKELIKEALMLYGNSVTGKNMSADALGIGMATLYRKIKKYKLE; encoded by the coding sequence TTGGTTAAATTATCAGCTATTCAACAGGAGGTTCAAAAAATTTCTGAAGCTATAGCAAGTGTAATAAATATGGATGTCATCATTTCTGACAATGCCTTTAACAAAATTGGAGATACCAAAAGACATTTCGACGAGGATGTAAAATATATTAAAGATACCTATGTCATTGGTAAAGTTATACAAACAGGTAAAGCCTTGGTAATAAGTGAAAAAGAGGAAGGTGAAAACTGTAGTGTATGTAAGGAAAAAGAAAAATGCAACCTCCAAGCCATGATATGTATACCCATTAAATATGAAAAAAAGACACTAGGGGCTATAGGGATTATTGCTATCACTGAGACCTATAGAAAAACTTTGCTAGAAAATCAAGCAAACCTCATAGAGTTTTTAGAAAGGATGGCAGATTTAATTATTAGTAAAGGCCTAGAGCAGGAAGCTACAAATAAACTTCAGATTGTAAAAAATCAGATGGTGTCAATTATTAGTTCAATTGATGAAGGGATTATTGCAATCGATGAAAGTGGCCATATTATTTATACCAATACTGTGATTAATCATGCACTTAATATTATGCCTGAGGAATTAAAAGAAAAAACAATCTATGACATCTTATCTCAGTCTTATATTGAAAAGCTAATTAATGAAAAAGTACAATTCAGTGATATTGAGGTATTGATAAACAGAAATCGACGAGAATTTCATGCTCTAGTATCAAGTAAACCGGTGGAGCTTGGTGGAAAGAGTACAGGATTTATTTTGATCTTCAGGAAAATGGAGGATATTTACAAAGTGGTTAACAAGATTTCGCTAAGCAATTTATCCACTACTTTCGAAGATATCATTGGGACAAGTTCTGAAATTGAACAAACAAAAGAAAAAGCACGAAGGGTTGCCAATAGTGATTCTACCATGTTGATACTGGGGGAAAGTGGAACCGGGAAGGAGTTATTTGCTAGAGCTATCCACTATAGCAGCAACAGAAAAAACAAGCCCTTCATAGCATTTAATTGTGCAGCAATACCTGAGAGCCTTCTAGAAAGTGAGCTGTTTGGTTATGAGGAAGGGGCTTTTACTGGAGCAGTCAAGGGAGGAAGGTTGGGGAAATTTCAATTGGCTCAAGGGGGCACGATATTTTTAGATGAGATTGGAGATGTACCTATTCATCTTCAGACAAAACTGCTGAGAGTCCTGCAAGAAAAAAGATTCGAAAAGATAGGGGGGCAGAAAAGTATTGCCCTTGATGTAAGAATCATAGCAGCCACCAATAAACATTTGGAGGGGATGGTAGAAAATGGAGAATTTAGAGAAGACCTGTACTATCGACTTAGTGTAATTCCTATCCATATCCCACCTTTAAGAGAACGACTAGGAGATATAAAAATATTGCTGGAGTTTTTTTTGAAGCAACATAATCAAAAACTTAATAAAAATATTAAAGGATTTTCACCAGAAGTAGAGGCTGTTCTTTTGAATAATAAGTGGAAAGGGAATGTAAGAGAGTTGGAAAACGTTGTAGAATATGCAATCAATATGGAGACAACCTCGTATATTACAATGAATAGTATTCCTCTGAAAATTAAAAATCTTCAAGGGGAAAAATTCAGTCCTAAAAAGATAATACCTATTGAAAAGATGGAAAAAGAACTTATTAAGGAAGCTTTGATGCTATATGGTAACAGTGTTACAGGCAAAAATATGTCAGCTGATGCGCTGGGAATCGGTATGGCGACACTATATCGAAAGATTAAGAAATACAAACTAGAATGA
- a CDS encoding serine dehydratase subunit alpha family protein, whose product MRDILEREILPALGCTEPIAVAYAAATAYKEIEGNIHSVECYASGNIIKNVTSVIIPGTNGLCGMKAAVAAGIAAKTPELKMEVLSSLDDTKLTVLRKLLNEDKITVRPSKSDKGLYIEVKVITDHGYALVLIEDAHDNIVYIEKNSEVIYEVICKDKRVEEYSDGVCEDLSLEKILQYIENASLENLDVVKKSILLNKKICDEGLKNNYGLAMGKYLKDLNLSGEISNNGLQQIISTTVAGTDARMAGCSLPAMSNSGSGNQGIATTMPVVSYGEHINASEEKIIRAAALSNLVTISIKNKLGRLSSLCGVVLASAGASCGIIYLLDGNIEEMEKSINNVMGNIAGMFCDGAKAGCSLKVATGIFVAIISAHKALEGNSIKGTDGIVENSVEKTIDNYSRVSENIFKSLDYVLLDIMLQK is encoded by the coding sequence ATGAGAGATATATTAGAGAGAGAAATTCTCCCAGCACTAGGCTGTACAGAACCTATTGCTGTAGCCTATGCAGCAGCTACGGCATACAAAGAAATAGAAGGAAATATTCATTCTGTAGAATGTTATGCTAGTGGTAACATAATAAAGAATGTCACTTCCGTTATTATTCCTGGTACAAATGGACTTTGTGGTATGAAAGCAGCGGTGGCTGCAGGAATTGCAGCAAAAACACCAGAACTGAAAATGGAGGTTTTGTCTTCACTGGATGATACAAAGCTTACTGTATTAAGAAAACTTCTAAATGAAGATAAAATAACTGTTAGACCTTCAAAAAGTGATAAAGGCTTGTATATAGAGGTAAAAGTAATTACAGATCATGGTTATGCTTTGGTTTTGATTGAGGATGCTCATGATAACATTGTTTACATTGAAAAAAATAGTGAAGTTATTTATGAAGTTATTTGCAAAGATAAAAGAGTAGAAGAGTACAGTGACGGTGTTTGTGAAGACTTATCCTTGGAAAAAATTCTTCAATATATAGAAAATGCTTCTTTGGAAAATTTAGACGTAGTTAAAAAGTCCATTTTATTGAATAAAAAAATCTGTGATGAAGGGTTAAAAAACAATTATGGTTTAGCTATGGGAAAATATTTAAAAGATTTAAATTTATCAGGAGAAATTTCTAATAATGGCTTACAACAGATTATAAGTACAACGGTTGCTGGAACTGATGCCAGAATGGCGGGTTGTAGTCTTCCTGCCATGAGTAACTCTGGAAGTGGTAATCAGGGTATAGCCACAACAATGCCGGTAGTAAGCTACGGAGAACATATAAATGCAAGCGAAGAAAAAATTATAAGAGCTGCGGCATTAAGTAATTTAGTAACTATATCTATAAAAAATAAACTAGGAAGATTATCTTCTTTATGTGGTGTTGTTTTAGCATCAGCAGGAGCAAGCTGTGGGATCATTTATTTGCTTGATGGAAATATAGAAGAGATGGAAAAATCTATCAATAATGTTATGGGCAATATTGCAGGGATGTTTTGTGATGGTGCAAAAGCTGGATGCAGCCTGAAGGTAGCAACGGGAATATTCGTTGCAATTATAAGTGCCCACAAAGCATTAGAAGGAAACAGCATAAAAGGTACCGATGGTATCGTAGAAAATAGCGTAGAAAAAACGATAGATAATTATTCTAGGGTATCAGAAAATATTTTTAAATCTTTAGATTATGTATTATTGGATATTATGTTGCAAAAATAG
- a CDS encoding CotH kinase family protein — protein sequence MNKLNMLKTITAVGLSGILLFVSITVFETHATDLSTLTQLLFATELETAADYEAIFNKDGIVDIHVEITEEDWASILAEPMAEEYKTAKVTVDGITSENIGFRTKGNSSLKSVARSDSERYSFKININKYIKTQTLLGLDEFVVNNNFSDPSYLREYLSYEALRELGADVPLTTFANVYINGELYGFYLMVESIEDSFLMRNFGDDRGSLYKADQGSNLKYVEGSDYDTLELKSGSDKSKTDLKNFIKILNDMPEGEKGEIENVLDVDSALRYFAVNTVLGNYDSYHGNKSHNYYLYGQDGKFTVLPWDYNMSIAGFGEGDLTTIPIDEPVMREDIKNFPLINNLLAVKEYKERYHKYIEELLDYLEDFEDRVTKLGDKIRPYVEADPTKFYTLEQFEASIAYSETNEAIPMPFQNTRTQSEGEMQRQMPQGERPEMPQEFMYENVPERPQGDQNGDRPERPEFMDGNPPEMQQGDMRGDRPERPQGDMGGGGMMGTSTSIVNFIKARVENIKQQLAGELPTTGNTSMVNIDERSKIN from the coding sequence ATGAATAAATTGAATATGCTAAAAACCATAACAGCAGTAGGATTAAGCGGCATACTACTGTTTGTGTCCATCACTGTTTTTGAAACACATGCTACAGACTTATCAACACTAACTCAGCTATTATTTGCAACGGAATTGGAAACTGCTGCAGATTATGAGGCAATATTTAATAAGGATGGTATTGTTGATATTCATGTAGAAATTACAGAAGAGGATTGGGCTAGTATCCTTGCAGAGCCGATGGCAGAGGAGTATAAAACTGCAAAGGTGACAGTGGATGGAATCACCTCAGAGAATATAGGTTTTCGAACAAAGGGAAATTCCTCTTTAAAATCTGTTGCAAGAAGTGACTCTGAGCGTTACAGCTTCAAAATTAATATAAATAAATATATTAAGACACAAACGCTTCTTGGACTGGACGAATTTGTTGTAAACAATAACTTTTCTGATCCTTCTTATCTTAGAGAATATTTAAGCTATGAAGCCTTACGAGAACTTGGTGCAGATGTGCCCCTCACTACCTTTGCAAATGTTTATATCAATGGTGAATTGTATGGTTTTTATCTTATGGTGGAATCTATTGAGGATAGTTTTTTAATGAGGAACTTTGGTGATGACAGGGGTAGTTTATATAAAGCAGACCAAGGCAGTAACCTCAAGTATGTAGAAGGTAGCGACTATGATACTTTAGAATTAAAATCAGGAAGTGATAAAAGTAAAACAGATCTTAAAAATTTTATAAAGATTTTAAATGACATGCCAGAAGGAGAAAAAGGGGAGATTGAAAATGTATTGGATGTAGACAGCGCACTAAGGTATTTTGCAGTGAATACGGTTTTAGGTAATTATGATAGCTATCACGGTAATAAGTCACATAACTATTACTTATATGGTCAGGATGGAAAATTTACTGTCCTGCCATGGGATTATAATATGTCTATTGCAGGATTTGGTGAGGGTGACCTTACAACCATTCCAATTGATGAGCCTGTCATGAGGGAAGATATAAAAAATTTTCCCTTGATCAATAATCTATTGGCGGTGAAGGAGTACAAAGAAAGATATCATAAGTATATAGAAGAACTCCTCGATTATTTGGAAGATTTTGAAGACAGGGTGACAAAGCTAGGAGATAAGATAAGACCTTATGTTGAGGCAGATCCTACAAAGTTTTATACCTTGGAGCAGTTTGAAGCAAGTATAGCCTATTCTGAGACAAATGAGGCCATACCAATGCCATTCCAAAATACAAGAACACAATCGGAAGGCGAAATGCAAAGACAGATGCCTCAGGGAGAGCGCCCAGAAATGCCACAAGAGTTTATGTATGAAAATGTACCAGAAAGACCTCAAGGGGATCAAAATGGAGATCGACCTGAAAGGCCTGAGTTTATGGATGGAAATCCACCTGAAATGCAACAAGGAGATATGAGAGGAGACCGCCCCGAAAGACCACAAGGAGATATGGGGGGCGGAGGTATGATGGGAACTTCAACTTCTATTGTGAATTTTATAAAGGCTAGGGTAGAAAATATCAAACAACAACTAGCTGGTGAATTGCCTACCACAGGAAATACAAGCATGGTGAATATAGATGAAAGAAGCAAAATTAACTAA
- a CDS encoding L-2-amino-thiazoline-4-carboxylic acid hydrolase → MCTLNQPKNTDNEVINKLRNAIIHRGLWMGLILKEAKERGLDWEAIGRAAIFETGCMHGDGIKNGMDVEGSLVSFGNTFFTEDIRKIFEIEVKEINEDALKLEYGHCPLVTAWQSVGIEGEFLEKLCDIAMCGDRGIESKFEEFQFELGKTIAEGHKVCEVSFYRKK, encoded by the coding sequence ATGTGTACTTTAAATCAACCAAAAAATACAGACAATGAGGTAATCAACAAACTAAGAAATGCAATCATCCATAGAGGCTTATGGATGGGATTAATTTTAAAGGAAGCAAAAGAAAGAGGCTTGGATTGGGAAGCAATAGGAAGAGCAGCGATATTTGAAACAGGATGTATGCATGGAGATGGAATAAAAAATGGAATGGATGTTGAAGGTAGCTTAGTATCCTTTGGAAATACTTTCTTTACAGAAGATATCAGAAAAATATTTGAAATAGAGGTTAAGGAAATAAATGAAGACGCATTAAAACTAGAATATGGTCATTGTCCTTTAGTTACAGCATGGCAGTCAGTAGGCATTGAAGGCGAGTTTTTAGAAAAACTTTGTGATATTGCTATGTGTGGAGATCGGGGAATTGAAAGTAAATTTGAAGAATTTCAGTTTGAATTGGGAAAGACCATTGCTGAGGGTCACAAGGTCTGTGAAGTTAGTTTTTATAGAAAAAAATAA
- a CDS encoding RidA family protein: protein MNKKEITTDKAPAAIGPYSQAVQGGNLLFVSGQLPIEKISGEMPEGIEAQTRQSLENIKAIIEAAGGTLEDVLKCTIFLKDMNHFAEMNKIYAEYFTEKFPARAAVEVSRLPKDADVEIEAIALIGSN from the coding sequence ATGAATAAAAAAGAAATTACTACAGATAAGGCGCCTGCTGCCATTGGACCTTATTCTCAAGCGGTTCAAGGAGGAAACTTACTATTTGTATCAGGGCAACTTCCAATTGAGAAAATATCAGGAGAGATGCCAGAAGGTATAGAAGCGCAAACAAGACAATCTCTCGAAAATATTAAAGCAATTATTGAAGCCGCAGGGGGGACTTTAGAAGATGTTTTAAAGTGCACGATTTTCCTTAAGGACATGAATCACTTTGCTGAGATGAATAAAATATATGCAGAGTATTTCACAGAAAAATTTCCTGCAAGAGCAGCTGTGGAAGTTTCAAGACTTCCTAAAGATGCAGATGTTGAAATTGAAGCGATTGCACTCATTGGATCAAATTAG
- the thiS gene encoding sulfur carrier protein ThiS: protein MKIKMNGEEKQLEKEMNILEFLAVQQVEMPEMVSVELNGEIIDRDDFENTFIKEDDVIELLYFMGGGGFGF from the coding sequence ATGAAAATTAAAATGAATGGTGAAGAAAAACAACTGGAAAAAGAAATGAATATATTGGAATTCTTAGCAGTTCAACAGGTAGAGATGCCGGAGATGGTTTCAGTAGAATTAAATGGAGAGATAATAGATCGGGATGATTTTGAAAATACCTTCATCAAAGAAGATGATGTGATAGAGCTTTTATACTTTATGGGGGGTGGAGGCTTTGGATTTTAA
- a CDS encoding LysR family transcriptional regulator, whose product MELRQLQYFQMVCQLDTITKAAERLHVSQPSITNAIKNLEGELGIHLFDRNKKQLRLTPEGKVFLTRVNDILSKVEDAVSEMQDYRQLKKGILRIGVPPMIGTFLFPKIFVHFKNLYPQIELHIMEKGSIATTKMIENEELDLAIVIVAQSSALLNSLLILESEMLVCLSKHHPLNVKEKLTLEDIKNEPIVMLKEGFYHREKIMAFFNKHGVAPNTILSSSQLDTIKSVVSNGIGISLLLKEIIENDNRIVGKPLNEVISIPIGLVWKKEKYLSNAAKTFIDFITKSYIA is encoded by the coding sequence ATGGAATTACGTCAATTACAATACTTTCAAATGGTTTGTCAATTAGATACAATTACAAAGGCTGCTGAAAGACTTCATGTATCTCAGCCTTCTATTACCAATGCCATTAAAAATCTTGAAGGCGAACTAGGTATTCATCTTTTTGATAGAAATAAAAAGCAATTACGCCTTACACCAGAGGGAAAGGTTTTTTTGACAAGAGTAAATGATATTCTAAGCAAAGTAGAAGATGCTGTTTCAGAGATGCAGGATTATCGACAACTAAAGAAGGGGATATTAAGAATAGGGGTACCTCCTATGATTGGTACCTTTCTATTCCCTAAAATATTTGTTCATTTCAAAAATCTATATCCACAAATAGAACTTCATATTATGGAAAAAGGTTCTATTGCAACGACAAAAATGATTGAAAACGAAGAGCTTGATTTGGCTATTGTTATCGTTGCTCAGTCCTCTGCTTTATTAAATTCTCTTTTAATATTAGAAAGTGAAATGCTTGTTTGCTTAAGTAAACACCACCCCCTAAACGTTAAAGAAAAGCTTACACTAGAAGATATAAAGAATGAGCCTATTGTCATGTTGAAGGAAGGATTTTATCATAGAGAAAAGATTATGGCATTTTTTAATAAACATGGTGTTGCGCCTAATACCATCTTATCCTCTAGCCAGTTAGATACTATAAAAAGTGTTGTTTCTAACGGTATAGGAATTTCTTTATTACTTAAGGAAATTATAGAAAATGATAACAGAATCGTAGGCAAACCATTAAACGAAGTCATTAGTATACCCATCGGGCTTGTTTGGAAAAAGGAAAAGTACTTATCAAACGCAGCCAAAACATTTATAGATTTTATTACAAAATCTTACATTGCCTAA
- a CDS encoding sulfurtransferase TusA family protein: protein MIKIPQQVIEEEKSYRNKVEDLKKGIIEAERFKPYRVSMGIYEQRDNDTYMIRTRIPSGVITLEQFKKISELAKKYSHGFIHFTTRQDIQFHKVTLDDTVDIMEGLLEADIVTRGTGGNTARNVGCSPLSGVSQEDVFDVTPYALATTEYALKDPTMLNLPRKYKMAYSSSPEDTGNATIADLGFIAKIKDGEKGFEVYGAGGLGGSPNVAIKLEDFIPASEVLYHVQAMKELFENEGDRTNKHKARIRYILKRLGEEGFKAKYQEVLQKIKKERSIEVFFNTQIPTKQIGKREEISHPLLLEQKNKGYYALYVHAENGNLRAEDLDKVINFIHGLNYEASIRLTTTQGFFVRDLTGDDAKKLLDIISSFTSPFPIDNSVACAGAATCKLGLCLSQNLLSVIKNRFLKADETIKIQLPRIFISGCQNSCGQHQKGEIGLYGKAKRVADGLVPMYAVLFGGAVGVGKAVLGKGYGMIPAQKIPDFLYELANLKKESGIEEITVFVKKEKEAVDKLIEDFSSIEPEAENSKLYYDFGAEEKFSLKGRGPGECSAGVLDVIQLDISNAEGSIKEFEKTKASIKLYDASVSAARALLILKGIDTTKDRLILKEFSAHFIDGGYVKESIKNLIEDLLDYKLGDLDSLEKHYEEVKYLLHRVSQMYASLNPKLEITLAKEQEIEDAEDEIKVTEDSSLKIIDLKGVKCPINFVKAKVEIAKISSNEIIGFYLDNGEPIANVPKSLAGEGHEIIKIDDKYEGYNLLIVKKK from the coding sequence ATGATAAAAATACCTCAGCAAGTCATAGAGGAAGAAAAAAGTTATAGAAATAAAGTAGAAGATTTGAAAAAAGGCATCATCGAGGCGGAGAGGTTTAAACCCTATAGAGTTTCTATGGGAATCTATGAACAAAGGGATAATGACACCTATATGATTAGAACAAGAATTCCATCAGGTGTAATCACGCTAGAACAGTTTAAAAAAATCAGCGAATTGGCCAAAAAGTATTCCCATGGATTTATTCATTTTACAACGAGACAGGATATTCAATTTCATAAGGTTACATTAGATGATACAGTAGACATCATGGAGGGGCTTTTAGAAGCAGACATTGTTACTAGAGGAACAGGAGGAAATACCGCAAGAAATGTAGGTTGTTCTCCCTTGTCTGGTGTATCTCAAGAAGATGTATTTGATGTTACTCCCTATGCCTTAGCTACAACTGAATATGCCCTTAAGGACCCTACTATGCTGAACCTTCCTAGAAAATATAAGATGGCTTATTCAAGCTCTCCAGAGGATACAGGGAATGCAACCATTGCTGACTTAGGTTTTATTGCAAAAATAAAAGACGGTGAAAAAGGCTTTGAGGTATATGGTGCAGGTGGGCTAGGAGGTAGTCCTAATGTGGCTATCAAGTTAGAGGATTTTATTCCTGCTTCAGAAGTACTATACCATGTGCAAGCTATGAAGGAACTTTTTGAAAATGAAGGCGATCGAACCAATAAGCATAAGGCCCGTATAAGATATATACTGAAGCGATTAGGAGAAGAAGGATTTAAAGCGAAATATCAGGAGGTACTACAAAAAATTAAAAAAGAGAGAAGCATAGAGGTCTTTTTTAATACGCAAATTCCGACTAAACAGATAGGTAAACGCGAAGAGATTTCTCACCCTCTGCTACTTGAGCAAAAGAATAAGGGATACTACGCCTTATATGTACATGCTGAAAACGGCAATCTAAGGGCCGAGGATCTGGATAAAGTGATTAACTTTATACATGGTCTAAATTACGAAGCTTCCATAAGACTAACCACCACACAAGGTTTTTTTGTAAGAGATTTAACAGGAGATGATGCAAAAAAACTATTGGATATTATAAGCAGCTTTACTTCTCCTTTTCCTATTGATAATTCTGTTGCCTGTGCTGGTGCTGCCACTTGTAAGTTAGGTTTATGTTTATCACAAAATCTTTTATCAGTCATCAAAAACAGATTTTTGAAGGCTGATGAAACGATAAAAATACAACTTCCAAGAATTTTTATTTCAGGTTGTCAAAATTCCTGTGGACAACATCAAAAAGGAGAAATCGGTTTATACGGTAAAGCCAAAAGGGTAGCTGACGGATTAGTGCCTATGTATGCTGTGTTGTTTGGCGGGGCTGTGGGTGTAGGAAAAGCTGTTTTAGGTAAGGGTTATGGTATGATACCAGCCCAAAAGATTCCAGATTTTTTATATGAATTAGCTAACCTAAAGAAAGAATCCGGGATAGAAGAGATTACAGTCTTTGTAAAAAAAGAAAAAGAGGCAGTAGATAAACTGATAGAAGATTTTTCTAGCATAGAGCCTGAAGCTGAAAATTCTAAACTATATTATGACTTTGGCGCAGAGGAAAAGTTCTCTCTTAAGGGTAGAGGACCAGGAGAGTGCAGTGCGGGGGTTTTAGATGTGATTCAGCTAGATATTTCCAATGCGGAAGGATCTATCAAAGAATTTGAAAAGACAAAGGCATCTATCAAATTGTATGATGCCAGTGTTTCAGCAGCGAGGGCTCTTTTGATATTGAAGGGCATAGATACCACCAAAGACAGACTGATTCTTAAAGAATTCTCTGCTCATTTTATAGATGGAGGCTATGTAAAAGAAAGTATAAAAAATCTTATCGAGGACCTTTTAGACTATAAACTTGGGGATTTAGACAGTTTAGAGAAGCATTATGAAGAAGTGAAGTATTTACTCCATAGGGTTAGCCAAATGTATGCATCCCTAAATCCAAAGTTAGAAATTACGTTGGCTAAGGAACAGGAAATTGAAGACGCAGAAGACGAAATCAAGGTGACAGAGGATAGCTCTTTAAAGATTATAGACTTAAAAGGTGTAAAGTGCCCCATAAATTTTGTGAAGGCAAAGGTAGAGATAGCGAAAATTTCATCCAACGAAATTATAGGATTTTATTTAGATAATGGGGAGCCTATAGCAAATGTTCCTAAAAGCCTTGCTGGGGAAGGACATGAAATTATAAAAATTGATGATAAGTACGAAGGGTATAATCTGCTTATTGTCAAGAAAAAGTAG